aacaagtgttgttgatcCAATAAGGAAAAAAGGTATGGATCAACTGCTGTAGTTGATCCAAAGTGAATGGATCAACATGTATTGTTGACCCAACGGTATGGTGTCGGTGAAGTAAACTTGAGTTGCAAGTTTTACTGGTAATTGAGTCGGTTTACGtaagaattgtctagaagtttctttgttagagtttggttATTTTTGGAAGTCTTTATTGCTTGAGAATCAAGTCTGTTAttcatataaataggctgttgagccatgaatcGAATACAATGGAAGAGAGAGTTTTATTTCAGTTAACTCTGTGTAttttttcattaagtctttgatatcatattttctacaaaTCCAAAAACAATAACAGTATGTCACTTTGTTAGGAAGAGAGGAAAACGTTGATAGTTATTACGTGAAAAATAATATCTTACCAACCTCTTCTCCTGGACTGAGATTTCTCAAGTCATAACCAAGTTACAGGAAAAAAGTATGAGAATATATGTTTCAGGTTCTAACTTCAACAGCTTAAAAAGTGCACCAGAAACCCAAGTCATAAAGAGACTACAGTTAGGCATATGTAGACTCATGAGATTTTTGGTTCAACTTTAGCAACAATAATTCAAAACGAAGCTGTTGACTAAAAAAATAATAACTCAAATGTACATATATCAAGGTTTTCTTGTCGTCAACTGAAAGAACTCCACCTTTTCCCATGTCTACATCACTAATCGATATGTTATTTACATAAATGAAGTTCAACTGCCAGTGCAACACTCACCCTAAAACaacagaaagtaaaaaaaaaatattcttggcTTGATAGATACTTAGATTGTAATTAAATCAAGGGCGGAAAGATTGTTTTTTAACATAGAAACAACAGAATCACTCGGAACAAATTCTCTGTCACGCACCTTGCAAATAATTTGCAATTCCTTGTGATTTTGCTATTAGAAAGCCCGTAATAATGGTATTATATGTTTTAGCATATGGTAGAAAACCCTTCTCTCTTCCATTTCGATAATTAATTTGTTAGCTTCCGATGACATCTTGCCTCGAAAGAGGCCATCCATCATTGTGGTATATCCTTttcttggaatttcataaaatagttATCTGGAATCTTCCAACTTGCCAACCTGAATAAGAAGATTGTACTTCATGGAGTATATGCCAATATTAGCTGAGATACTTGTACCCTCCATGGATTCAAACAATTCAATAGCTTCCTTAATTTCTCCATTCTTGCAGAGGCCATCAAATATGGTACCATATGTTAGATGGTAACTGTCTTTCTGAAATCAATTGATCAAAGTATTTCAACCCATCAGCTAGCTTCTTGATCCTCCCAGATTTACAATCATCCCTCACAAAACGTTCAAGTTGTGTTACTCTATTATTATGACAACTCCTGAACCATAATAATTTCTAGCAATCATATGACGCAGTAGAAATGATAAGATTAAAATTATAATGTGATATTGGTCTTGTATGCAGTAATAGTAGCTTGCTTGAAAAAACTTTGTAGAGTAGTCAGTCGATTATCAAGATTGTTCTATATGTAGGCACCCAGTACATGTGCTGATAAATTGTTTTTCTGTGCCGTTATAAGTTTGACCTTCGTATTTCAAATCCCGTTAGATAATGGATAGTTGAGACATGAATAGTTGTTGCAGAGTGACCCTATAATCTCATTACTGATGGATGATATGAAAATAATAACCTAAGAATTTTAGTACCACATTCGAATAACAGAAGCAAAAACcgatctttataaagaattaaaaatCGGGTTGGACCGCCGAGCTAAGCAACGTTAGCTTGTAACCCAAGTGGGGGCTAAAAGATAGTTGGACAATTAGTTAGAGACTGAATGCATGCCTGGCAGGCCTAGGAAGTAGGGAGTTTAAGATGTATAATCTATGGTGGACGAACCGTAGAGCACTCTTGAAATCAAAATCCGCTTAGGTTGGCTGAAAAGCTACACCGCTTCTAAAGCACCCACGGCGCGCtgaataaccattttttttgcgTCACCTTATTTATTGTTTTCAGTCCATATAAAGTCTAGACCTAGTTATAGAAATCGACTTTTTACTTAAAAACTTGACATTTAATGCACTAAAATAGCCCCTTCTGGAAACCATCTTCTGAAAATGCCACCTTAAATGGATTAGACAGATAGTACCCTTTCAAGGTTTTATAGACGCTTATACCCTTATTTGGAAAACCTTCTTCACTGGGTTACCTCCACCTCAGCAAAAAGATCGACTGAGTCAGCACCAACTCAGCATGATTTCGTTATCTCCGTCCTCCCCTTGTTATTTCCGTCGAAATCAATCTTTTGTTTTCTCGGTTCTTTCTCAGCAGTTCTTCATTTCTTTCTCAGGTCAATCTCCATCCCTCTAATTCTTCATTTCTTTCTCAATCCGCTGCGTACCCAATTCGCCATCTATAAAgaactgatatatatatataatcatccCGCGTGAACAAACCAGTTATATTATATTCCCTCATTTAATTCTCACTGAAATCATTCACACTCTCGATTTCCTCTGCAAAATCCCATTCATATCACATCAGTTACAACATGCTTATCTTTTATGTTCGTGATAAGATGTGTAAATGATGCTTCAGTTATGCTTATTGTAATGACAAACTTGTGGTTTAATCTTTACAAATGAATGGGTATGTGGGGGTTAAATTTTAGAATTTACAATAGACTCTGGGAAATGAGGGTTCATATCATGATTTAGATTGAAGAATTAGGGCACTATAGTGACTGATTTGTGTATTATGCTTATGACATTGGCTCTTGTTGGTAGGACTAAACGTTTTCATAGTATTTTTTGTTCTTCTGATGTATGGCCATCAACTATGATTATTTTGCAACTTAAAACACTGACGTGTACCTATTTTAAAATTTGATGCTTAAGTGGTTCCTACTGTTGTAATTTAAGTTTGCATTTATTTGGCTTGTTGAGTATGAAGGATTTATCCTTCCACTTGTGTATACCAATGATGCTCACAGTAAAAACTAGTTGATTTTCAATTGGTAGCGTTTAATTCAATCATGTTTTTTCTactaactccatctcacatgtATAATGCATTTCACCAACTTTTAATCTTGTTTCTTTGTTAGCCTGTTTTGGTCAATAGACCTTTCGGATTATTTATGTCGGTGCTGGTATGTGTGTGTTGCACATAGTTTTAGGTAGATAGGAAATTAGTTTTACTTAATCATTATAACTTTGTGTCGAGAGTGTACTTCGAGTAAAATAATCTGAATTACCACTATGTTATTACTAATCTCGACTATATTATGTTTGTAGGTTCCAAGTTATGGGTGcatgagtgaagaagaagaagaagtgtattcAAAAAGTAAAATCTGCCGATCATGTGGATAAAGGAATGTCGGCTTCCACTGTGGAGGACAAAAGAGTGGTATCTAAGGATGGTGTTGAAAGGTAGATATGTGACAGTTAGCCTATTAAGGCTAACTATTCATTTTATGTGTTATGTCAGGTTATTATATATTTCTGGAAGTGTTTTGTAGTGGTAGTATTGTTTTTTAACCTTCTTCTGGCATATGCTCATTCTCATACTAGTTAAATACTGGACACATCTAGATTAGTTTTTGTTATGAGTTCTGATCGATAGTTGACTTCAGATACAAATTTGATAGCAACTGACTTTCTTAAGACTGAAagctaataaaaaaattaaacaactGAATTGGATCACCAAACAGTCTCTACTTTATCCATCTTATATATGATGGTATAGGCTAATTAATGAAAACAAAAACTTGATCTTATTCTTGGTTAGGTTGATAATGCTCATTGGAATGTTCATTTCTTTTGTGGTGTATGCATAATGTGCTATGCATCTCTTTTCGAGGCTGCAtaacgatatatatatatatatagtcagtTTCGAaatttttgcctaaaatgatgatcacctctgattttttcgtgaaaaacaaaaatttatattgttgtttgtactcgttgtgtatctctttaaaagatttccaaatagataaaatttgtaaaattccaaggggCGATTTTTTAGATATATATGTTATATTTAAATTTCTTTCCCAATTATATCCCTGATAAAATACGATGGATAACGAATTACGTAGcgatttttaataatttcggataattttggtCGTCACGGAAACTGAAAAATAACTTGGGCCTGACAACAACAATAATATATTTTTTGGGTCTTAGCCTAAGTTCCCCATTCAATATTACTAAACACAAAAATGCAGAACCACTCGGTACGAATTCTTTTACACACATTTTCTATAGATATTGTAATGCCTTGTGGCTCTACTTTGCCATAAGAAAAACCCAATGATAATATCATATGTTCAAGTATTTGGTAAACAACCCTTCTCTTCTATTTCAATGATTAGTTTTTCAGCTTCTAATAACATCATGTTATGAAAAATCCAAGTGTTATATATACGGTAGTACATTAGGAAGTACTCCTTTGCTGGGTATTCCATTAAATAGTTTTCTTGCATCTTCCGACTTGCCAGCTCGGAAGAAGCCGTGGACcagaatattatatatatatattcatattaGCAGAGACACTAGTACCTTCCATGGACTCAAACAATTCTATTGCATCCTTCAATTTTCCGTTCTTACAGTATCCATCTTACACTGTGTTGTATGTGACAATATCAGGAGATGGAGCAAAAGATAACATCTCATTAAACAAACTTTTTGCTTTCCTAACTCTCCATCACGGTATAGTCCGAATAATAGTGTAGTGTACACAACAGTTGTAGGTTGCGGTgaattttctttcattttcttgAACAGATGCATTTATTTATCCGGACTTATGGATCTTGCAATACCCATCAATTAATATATTATAGCTAAACTCATATGGCCCAAGACCCCTATCCACCATCGACATAAACAGTTTAACTGCTTCTTCCAGATAACCTTCCGAACACACACCATTCATCATTGAATCATAAATAAACTGATCAGGTGAgatttttatcttgtctatcaaTTCAAATAATCCCCAAGCATCCTCCGCCATCCCATCTTTATAATGTGAATCTATTAAGAGTTTAAAAGTTACTGTATTGGGTGAAATCCCTAGATCCATCATTTCATCATGCTTTTTCACATTGACCATGTACACAACGACTGTGAATCAAATAAGTATAAGTTGTTACATCTGCGTAGATTCCTCTACTAACCAtctcatcaaagagtttatttgCCTCCTTTATCCGTCCTAAATTTCCAAACTCCTTAATCAAAATATTGTAAGCAACTACATCGGGTACAACATTCAAATCTCGAAGCATTCCAGAGAACAGATACAAAGCCTGATCAAGTAAACCTCCTTTACAAATAATATCTATAATGGCATTATATGACACAACATCGGGTGTGCAGTTCCATTTCAACATGTTATTTTTAACTGGAAAGCAGCACTCACTTCACCAGTTGTACAAAGCCCATGTATAAGTATATTACATGTGATGGCATTAGGTAGAATACCAGTTTTAGTCATTTTGTCGAATACTTTGAATGCAGAATCAATCTTTTCTTGAAGTTAAGGAGTGTAGTTAAAGTGATAACATTAGGTTGATGACCTCTCTTAATAATCTCTCCAAGCAAACAAAACCCATGATCATCTTTTCCTAACCGAcaacaacaatttatcaaaatgcTCAATGTAAAAATACTGGTTTGTACCCCAACCAAATCCATCTTTTTATACAACATAATTACATCTGGATAACATTTGATTTTTGATAATGAACTCAATACATGATAGAATGTACCATTAGATGGCAATGGCTTTTCCAAAATCTATTGATTAAAGTATCTTAGCCCATCATCATGTTTCTTAATTTTTCCAGACTTGCACTCATCCCTAACAAATCTTATAGTTATAATAATTACCTCCTGCTGCTCTTGGATCCATCTACTGCAATAATCTCCGACCAAAATTCATTTCCGGTCCAATTAGAGAAAGAGAGAATGTAGTTTTGGGAATTGAGAATTACTCTGTCACCAACTTTCAAAGAGAACAAATGGGAGCAAAATTTGACCCAGGTTCTGTATATAAGCAGGCACCCAGATATTGGATGATGGGATCTATGAGTTTTTAGTTTTACTTTTAGCCGTTGTACCATAAAGGGAAACCCATTGGATTGAACATTTTAAGGATTAAAAATTCCACAAAGTCAGTCCATTTATCCAGCTTGCCTTTAGATCATGTTATTCAAGTTGTCTTCTACCCCAAAGAGGGTCTGTTGCAGGCTTCACTTAGTAAATTCCTTGAGCCAAAGGTCGGGAAGTTTTGTACACGACTTTAAATGTATTTGGTCCGGGGTTCAGTTGGCACAATGTTGTGATTAtataagtggtaaataaagttcgttcaactcggacttgatgagattggtttaagacttaaaaataaatacatcgaaaatatatatacacgattgtcacga
This is a stretch of genomic DNA from Papaver somniferum cultivar HN1 chromosome 1, ASM357369v1, whole genome shotgun sequence. It encodes these proteins:
- the LOC113272417 gene encoding pentatricopeptide repeat-containing protein At3g22470, mitochondrial-like, with translation MLKWNCTPDVVSYNAIIDIICKGGLLDQALYLFSGMLRDLNVVPDVVAYNILIKEFGNLGRIKEANKLFDEMKDSYHLTYGTIFDGLCKNGEIKEAIELFESMEGTSISANIGIYSMKYNLLIQVGKLEDSR